In Zea mays cultivar B73 chromosome 7, Zm-B73-REFERENCE-NAM-5.0, whole genome shotgun sequence, the following proteins share a genomic window:
- the LOC100384470 gene encoding DIMBOA UDP-glucosyltransferase BX8 — MAGDDGRAPSGLRVVMFPFPFWSHINQMLQLGKLLRARGLGVTMLHTDFNAPDPALHPDITFVSIRESLPAEVVANPDMVEQMMQLNAVCEAPFQAALAGELLARGTTTGGPREVACVVVDGQWYKMLGAATRVAVPALVLRADGAATLLSMLATPRLRADGYLPIKEERLDEVVPGLEPLRVRDLIRVDGSDDETVLRFITRNAEAVRASSSGVVLNTFEGIEGAALAKIRRELSGRPVFAVGPLHLASPDPAAAAAAGYQDAPDPTCLAWLDARPPRSVLYVSMGSVARVDRAVFEETAWALAGSGVPFLWVLRRGSVRGADEEVPPVPEELRETVRHRGKIVAWAPQREVLAHPAVGGFWTHCGWKSMVEAISEGVPMLVQPCFAEQIVNARYVTHQWGIGYEVGKPLERTAMAKAARKLMAGELGPQGPRERARLLKAQAKQCVAERGGISLALDGLVDYICSL, encoded by the exons ATGGCCGGCGACGACGGACGTGCTCCCTCCGGCCTCCGCGTCGTGATGTTCCCCTTCCCGTTCTGGAGCCACATTAACCAGATGCTCCAGCTCGGGAAGCTCCTCCGTGCGCGGGGCCTGGGCGTCACCATGCTCCACACCGACTTCAACGCGCCCGACCCCGCACTCCACCCGGACATCACCTTCGTGTCCATCCGCGAGTCCCTCCCCGCCGAGGTCGTCGCCAACCCCGACATGGTAGAGCAGATGATGCAGCTCAACGCCGTCTGCGAGGCGCCGTTCCAGGCGGCCCTCGCCGGGGAGCTGCTGGCGCGCGGTACAACAACCGGTGGCCCGCGCGAGGTCGCCTGCGTGGTGGTCGACGGGCAGTGGTACAAGATGCTGGGCGCGGCCACGCGTGTCGCTGTCCCCGCGCTCGTGCTGCGCGCCGACGGCGCCGCCACCTTACTCAGCATGCTCGCCACCCCGCGCCTCCGCGCCGACGGTTACCTCCCCATCAAAG AAGAGCGGCTGGACGAGGTGGTGCCGGGCCTGGAGCCCCTGCGCGTGCGGGACCTGATCCGCGTGGACGGCAGCGACGacgagacggtgctccgtttcatcACCCGCAACGCCGAGGCCGTGCGGGCCTCGTCGTCGGGCGTGGTGCTGAACACGTTCGAGGGCATCGAGGGCGCGGCGCTGGCCAAGATCCGGCGCGAGCTGTCCGGCCGCCCGGTCTTCGCCGTGGGGCCGCTGCACCTGGCGTCGCCGgaccccgcggcggcggcggccgcgggGTACCAGGACGCGCCGGACCCCACCTGCTTGGCGTGGCTGGACGCGCGCCCGCCGCGCTCCGTTCTGTACGTCAGCATGGGAAGCGTGGCGCGCGTCGACCGCGCCGTGTTCGAGGAGACGGCGTGGGCGCTGGCCGGCAGCGGCGTGCCGTTCCTGTGGGTCCTCCGCCGCGGCTCCGTCCGCGGCGCGGATGAGGAGGTGCCGCCGGTCCCGGAGGAGCTCCGCGAGACGGTGAGGCACAGGGGCAAGATCGTGGCGTGGGCACCGCAGAGGGAGGTCCTGGCGCACCCGGCGGTGGGTGGGTTCTGGACGCACTGCGGGTGGAAATCCATGGTGGAGGCCATATCCGAAGGGGTGCCCATGCTCGTGCAGCCGTGCTTCGCCGAGCAGATAGTGAACGCGAGGTATGTGACGCACCAGTGGGGCATCGGGTACGAGGTCGGGAAGCCGCTTGAGAGGACAGCCATGGCGAAGGCGGCTAGAAAGCTGATGGCCGGCGAGCTGGGGCCACAGGGGCCAAGGGAGAGGGCTCGGCTTCTTAAGGCGCAGGCGAAGCAGTGCGTTGCAGAAAGAGGAGGAATTAGTTTGGCTCTCGACGGTCTGGTGGACTACATTTGCTCGCTGTGA